In one window of Xiphophorus hellerii strain 12219 chromosome 23, Xiphophorus_hellerii-4.1, whole genome shotgun sequence DNA:
- the fbxw11a gene encoding LOW QUALITY PROTEIN: F-box and WD repeat domain-containing 11-A (The sequence of the model RefSeq protein was modified relative to this genomic sequence to represent the inferred CDS: deleted 1 base in 1 codon), producing the protein MEPEMEDKTVELMCSVPRSLWLGCSSVAESLCALRCLQSIPSTRAHNQTTSGMESQTLVDDLSPKKTTMVKLTNGPVIGSRKRPSEGNYEKEKEHCIALFDQWSEADQVEFVERLISRMCHYQHGHINSYLKPMLQRDFITALPAQGLDHIAENILSFLDARSLCAAELVCKEWQRVISEGMLWKKLIERMVRTDPLWKGLSERHQWEKYLFKNRTSEIPPNSYYHSLYPKIIQDIETIEANWRCGRHNLQRIQCRSENSKGVYCLQYDDEKIISGLRDNSIKIWDKQTLECLKVLTGHTGSVLCLQYDERVIVTGSSDSTVRVWEVTTGEVLNTLIHHNEAVLHLRFANGLMVTCSKDRSIAVWDMASPTDISLRRVLVGHRAAVNVVDFDDKYIVSASGDRTIKVWSTSTCEFVRTLNGHKRGIACLQYRDRLVVSGSSDNTIRLWDIECGACLRVLEGHEELVRCIRFDNKRIVSGAYDGKIKVWDLQAALDPRAPASTLCLRTLVEHSGRVFRLQFDEFQIISSSHDDTILIWDFLNVSPNGQSEGRSPSRTYTYISR; encoded by the exons ATGGAGCCGGAGATGGAAGACAAAACGGTGGAACTGATG TGCTCTGTGCCTCGCTCTCTCTGGCTGGGCTGCTCCTCGGTGGCTGAGAGTTTGTGTGCACTCAGGTGCCTGCAGAGCATCCCCTCCACCCGGGCTCACAACCAG aCCACGTCAGGGATGGAGTCACAGACCTTAGTGGACGACCTGTCGCCAAAGAAGACTACAATGGTGAAG CTTACTAACGGTCCTGTAATAGGGTCTCGCAAGCGTCCATCAGAAGGGAACTATGAGAAGGAGAAGGAACACTGCATCGCCTTGTTTGACCAGTGGTCAGAGGCCGACCAAGTGGAGTTTGTCGAGCGGCTGATATCCCGTATGTGCCACTACCAGCACGGCCACATCAACTCCTACCTCAAACCCATGCTGCAGAGGGATTTCATCACTGCATTGCCAG CCCAAGGCTTGGATCACATTGCAGAGAACATCCTGTCTTTTCTGGATGCACGTTCGCTTTGCGCTGCAGAGCTGGTATGTAAAGAGTGGCAGAGGGTAATCTCTGAGGGTATGCTGTGGAAGAAGCTCATTGAGCGAATGGTCCGGACCGACCCGCTTTGGAAAGGCCTGTCTGAAAGACACCAGTG GGAGAAATATTTGTTCAAGAACCGCACATCAGAAATCCCGCCCAACTCCTACTATCACTCTCTTTATCCTAAGATCATTCAAGACATAGAG ACAATTGAGGCTAATTGGCGATGTGGCAGACACAACTTGCAAAGGATTCAGTGTCGCtcagaaaacagtaaaggtgtttattgtctCCAGTACGATGAC GAGAAGATCATCAGTGGCCTTAGGGACAACTCCATCAAG ATCTGGGATAAACAAACACTGGAATGTCTGAAGGTACTGACCGGCCACacaggctcagtattgtgtctCCAGTATGATGAGAGAGTCATCGTCACTGGGTCTTCTGACTCGACTGTCAG GGTTTGGGAAGTCACGACGGGTGAGGTACTCAACACGCTGATCCATCACAACGAGGCTGTTCTTCACCTGCGATTCGCAAATGGTCTCATGGTCACCTGCTCCAAGGACCGCTCGATTGCAGTGTGGGACATGGCCTCGCCTACTGACATCAGCCTGCGGCGCGTCCTTGTTGGACATCGTGCTGCTGTCAATGTCGTTGACTTTGATGATAAATATATTGTGTCCGCCTCAGGGGACCGCACCATCAAG GTGTGGAGCACCAGCACCTGTGAGTTTGTGCGCACTCTAAATGGTCACAAGCGGGGGATTGCCTGTTTACAGTATAGAGATCGTCTGGTAGTCAGCGGCTCATCTGACAACACAATCCG gttatGGGACATCGAGTGCGGGGCATGTTTGCGAGTGCTGGAAGGTCACGAGGAGTTGGTGCGCTGCATTCGCTTCGACAACAAAAGGATCGTCAGCGGAGCCTACGATGG caaaataaaagtgtGGGACCTGCAGGCAGCACTTGACCCACGAGCCCCTGCTAGCACATTATGTCTGCGGACTCTAGTG GAGCACTCTGGCCGTGTTTTCCGCCTGCAGTTTGATGAGTTTCAGATCATCAGCAGTTCTCACGACGACACCATTCTGATCTGGGATTTCCTGAACGTCTCACCTAATGGCCAGTCAGAGGGACGATCTCCGTCCCGTACCTACACGTACATTTCTAGATAG
- the fgf18a gene encoding fibroblast growth factor 18a isoform X2, with the protein MWSLLSTLTVLCIQMLLVMCNPLQQVLGVDGVNFSVHVENQTQVRDTMSRRHHRVYQLYSRTSGKHVQVLGRRISAKGEDGDKYAQLVVEADTFGSQVRIRGKETNFYLCMNRRGKLVGKASNRSADCVFVEMVLENHYTALMSARYTGWYVGFTKRGRPRRGPHTLPNQQDVHFMKRFPPGEQPDLTTPFRFTTISKRVKRVRTTGTR; encoded by the exons ATGTGGTCCCTTCTTTCCACGTTGACCGTCTT ATGTATCCAGATGTTACTGGTGATGTGCAATCCATTGCAG CAGGTACTTGGCGTAGATGGAGTCAACTTCAGTGTGCATGTGGAGAACCAGACGCAGGTGCGAGACACCATGAGTCGGAGACATCACAGAGTCTACCAGCTCTACAGCCGTACGAGCGGCAAGCATGTCCAGGTGTTGGGACGCAGGATCAGTGCCAAGGGAGAAGATGGAGACAAATATG CCCAGCTTGTAGTGGAGGCAGACACCTTTGGTAGCCAGGTGAGAATCCGAGGCAAAGAAACCAACTTCTACCTTTGCATGAATCGACGCGGGAAGCTGGTGGGAAAG GCCAGTAACCGAAGCGCTGACTGCGTCTTTGTGGAAATGGTCCTGGAAAACCATTACACAGCTCTGATGTCTGCGCGCTACACGGGCTGGTATGTTGGCTTCACAAAAAGGGGGCGTCCTCGCCGGGGACCCCACACGCTCCCCAACCAGCAGGACGTACACTTTATGAAACGCTTTCCGCCAGGGGAACAGCCTGACCTCACCACACCCTTCCGTTTTACTACCATCAGCAAGCGGGTCAAAAGGGTCCGCACCACTGGGACACGCTAG
- the fgf18a gene encoding fibroblast growth factor 18a isoform X4: protein MLLVMCNPLQQVLGVDGVNFSVHVENQTQVRDTMSRRHHRVYQLYSRTSGKHVQVLGRRISAKGEDGDKYAQLVVEADTFGSQVRIRGKETNFYLCMNRRGKLVGKKASNRSADCVFVEMVLENHYTALMSARYTGWYVGFTKRGRPRRGPHTLPNQQDVHFMKRFPPGEQPDLTTPFRFTTISKRVKRVRTTGTR, encoded by the exons ATGTTACTGGTGATGTGCAATCCATTGCAG CAGGTACTTGGCGTAGATGGAGTCAACTTCAGTGTGCATGTGGAGAACCAGACGCAGGTGCGAGACACCATGAGTCGGAGACATCACAGAGTCTACCAGCTCTACAGCCGTACGAGCGGCAAGCATGTCCAGGTGTTGGGACGCAGGATCAGTGCCAAGGGAGAAGATGGAGACAAATATG CCCAGCTTGTAGTGGAGGCAGACACCTTTGGTAGCCAGGTGAGAATCCGAGGCAAAGAAACCAACTTCTACCTTTGCATGAATCGACGCGGGAAGCTGGTGGGAAAG AAGGCCAGTAACCGAAGCGCTGACTGCGTCTTTGTGGAAATGGTCCTGGAAAACCATTACACAGCTCTGATGTCTGCGCGCTACACGGGCTGGTATGTTGGCTTCACAAAAAGGGGGCGTCCTCGCCGGGGACCCCACACGCTCCCCAACCAGCAGGACGTACACTTTATGAAACGCTTTCCGCCAGGGGAACAGCCTGACCTCACCACACCCTTCCGTTTTACTACCATCAGCAAGCGGGTCAAAAGGGTCCGCACCACTGGGACACGCTAG
- the fgf18a gene encoding fibroblast growth factor 18a isoform X5: MLLVMCNPLQVLGVDGVNFSVHVENQTQVRDTMSRRHHRVYQLYSRTSGKHVQVLGRRISAKGEDGDKYAQLVVEADTFGSQVRIRGKETNFYLCMNRRGKLVGKKASNRSADCVFVEMVLENHYTALMSARYTGWYVGFTKRGRPRRGPHTLPNQQDVHFMKRFPPGEQPDLTTPFRFTTISKRVKRVRTTGTR; encoded by the exons ATGTTACTGGTGATGTGCAATCCATTGCAG GTACTTGGCGTAGATGGAGTCAACTTCAGTGTGCATGTGGAGAACCAGACGCAGGTGCGAGACACCATGAGTCGGAGACATCACAGAGTCTACCAGCTCTACAGCCGTACGAGCGGCAAGCATGTCCAGGTGTTGGGACGCAGGATCAGTGCCAAGGGAGAAGATGGAGACAAATATG CCCAGCTTGTAGTGGAGGCAGACACCTTTGGTAGCCAGGTGAGAATCCGAGGCAAAGAAACCAACTTCTACCTTTGCATGAATCGACGCGGGAAGCTGGTGGGAAAG AAGGCCAGTAACCGAAGCGCTGACTGCGTCTTTGTGGAAATGGTCCTGGAAAACCATTACACAGCTCTGATGTCTGCGCGCTACACGGGCTGGTATGTTGGCTTCACAAAAAGGGGGCGTCCTCGCCGGGGACCCCACACGCTCCCCAACCAGCAGGACGTACACTTTATGAAACGCTTTCCGCCAGGGGAACAGCCTGACCTCACCACACCCTTCCGTTTTACTACCATCAGCAAGCGGGTCAAAAGGGTCCGCACCACTGGGACACGCTAG
- the etf1a gene encoding eukaryotic peptide chain release factor subunit 1-like: protein MADDPSAADRNVEIWKIKKLIKSLEAARGNGTSMISLIIPPKDQISRVAKMLADEFGTASNIKSRVNRLSVLGAITSVQQRLKLYNKVPPNGLVVYCGTIVTEEGKEKKVNIDFEPFKPINTSLYLCDNKFHTEALTALLSDDSKFGFIVIDGSGALFGTLQGNTREVLHKFTVDLPKKHGRGGQSALRFARLRMEKRHNYVRKVAETAVQLFVSNDKVNVAGMVLAGSADFKTELSQSDMFDPRLQAKVLKLVDISYGGENGFNQAIELSAEVLSNVKFIQEKKLIGRYFDEISQDTGKYCFGVEDTLKALEMGAVEILIVYENLDTMRYVLRVHGAESNGAENDEKILYLTPEQEKDKSHFTDKETGQEHELIESMPLLEWFANNYKKFGATLEIVTDKSQEGSQFVKGFGGIGGILRYRVDFQGMEYQGEDDEFFDLDDY, encoded by the exons ATGGCGGACGACCCCAGCGCGGCGGACAGAAACGTGGAGATATGGAAAATCAAGAAGCTGATCAAAAGTTTGGAAGCTGCCCGCGG CAATGGCACCAGCATGATCTCACTGATCATTCCCCCAAAGGACCAGATTTCCAGAGTAGCCAAGATGTTGGCGGATGAGTTTGGCACTGCTTCCAACATCAAGAGTCGAGTTAACAGACTCTCCGTACTCGGGGCCATCACCTCTGTACAGCAAAGACTAAAACTCTACAACAAGG TGCCACCAAATGGTTTAGTTGTGTATTGTGGCACAATTGTGACAGAGGAAGGCAAGGAGAAGAAAGTCAATATCGACTTTGAGCCTTTTAAACCAATCAACACCTCTTTGTACCTCTGTGATAACAAATTCCACACCGAG GCATTGACAGCCCTGCTCTCTGATGATAGCAAATTTGGCTTTATTGTGATCGACGGTAGCGGGGCACTGTTTGGCACACTGCAGGGCAACACCCGGGAGGTGTTGCACAAGTTCACTGTGGACCTACCCAAGAAACACG GCAGAGGAGGGCAGTCTGCTCTGCGTTTTGCTCGTCTAAGAATGGAAAAGAGACATAACTATGTGAGGAAAGTTGCTGAGACTGCTGTCCAGCTCTTTGTGTCTAACGACAAAGTTAATGTGGCGGGAATGGTCTTGGCTGGCTCTGCAGATTTTAAGACTGAACTAAGCCAGTCCGACATGTTTGACcct AGGTTACAGGCTAAGGTTTTGAAGCTGGTTGACATCTCGTATGGAGGAGAAAACGGTTTCAACCAAGCTATCGAGCTGTCGGCAGAAGTCCTGTCTAATGTTAAGTTCATCCAGGAGAAGAAACTCATAG gGCGGTACTTTGATGAGATCAGTCAGGATACAGGGAAGTACTGCTTTGGAGTGGAGGACACGCTGAAAGCCCTGGAAATGGGAGCAGTGGAGATCCTTATAGTGTATGAGAATTTGGACACTATGCGTTATGTTCTACGTGTGCATGGGGCAGAGAGCAACGGGGCAGAGAATG ATGAGAAGATTTTGTACTTGACGCCTGAGCAAGAGAAAGACAAGTCACACTTTACAGACAAGGAG acggGGCAGGAACACGAGCTGATTGAGAGCATGCCACTGCTGGAGTGGTTCGCAAACAACTACAAGAAGTTTGGAGCAACGCTGGAAATTGTAACAGACAAAAGTCAGGAAGGGTCCCAATTTGTCAAGGGCTTTGGAGGCATCGGGG GTATCTTGCGGTACAGGGTGGATTTCCAGGGCATGGAGTACCAAGGAGAGGACGACGAGTTCTTTGATTTGGATGACTACTAG
- the fgf18a gene encoding fibroblast growth factor 18a isoform X3, with product MWSLLSTLTVLCIQMLLVMCNPLQVLGVDGVNFSVHVENQTQVRDTMSRRHHRVYQLYSRTSGKHVQVLGRRISAKGEDGDKYAQLVVEADTFGSQVRIRGKETNFYLCMNRRGKLVGKKASNRSADCVFVEMVLENHYTALMSARYTGWYVGFTKRGRPRRGPHTLPNQQDVHFMKRFPPGEQPDLTTPFRFTTISKRVKRVRTTGTR from the exons ATGTGGTCCCTTCTTTCCACGTTGACCGTCTT ATGTATCCAGATGTTACTGGTGATGTGCAATCCATTGCAG GTACTTGGCGTAGATGGAGTCAACTTCAGTGTGCATGTGGAGAACCAGACGCAGGTGCGAGACACCATGAGTCGGAGACATCACAGAGTCTACCAGCTCTACAGCCGTACGAGCGGCAAGCATGTCCAGGTGTTGGGACGCAGGATCAGTGCCAAGGGAGAAGATGGAGACAAATATG CCCAGCTTGTAGTGGAGGCAGACACCTTTGGTAGCCAGGTGAGAATCCGAGGCAAAGAAACCAACTTCTACCTTTGCATGAATCGACGCGGGAAGCTGGTGGGAAAG AAGGCCAGTAACCGAAGCGCTGACTGCGTCTTTGTGGAAATGGTCCTGGAAAACCATTACACAGCTCTGATGTCTGCGCGCTACACGGGCTGGTATGTTGGCTTCACAAAAAGGGGGCGTCCTCGCCGGGGACCCCACACGCTCCCCAACCAGCAGGACGTACACTTTATGAAACGCTTTCCGCCAGGGGAACAGCCTGACCTCACCACACCCTTCCGTTTTACTACCATCAGCAAGCGGGTCAAAAGGGTCCGCACCACTGGGACACGCTAG
- the fgf18a gene encoding fibroblast growth factor 18a isoform X1 — translation MWSLLSTLTVLCIQMLLVMCNPLQQVLGVDGVNFSVHVENQTQVRDTMSRRHHRVYQLYSRTSGKHVQVLGRRISAKGEDGDKYAQLVVEADTFGSQVRIRGKETNFYLCMNRRGKLVGKKASNRSADCVFVEMVLENHYTALMSARYTGWYVGFTKRGRPRRGPHTLPNQQDVHFMKRFPPGEQPDLTTPFRFTTISKRVKRVRTTGTR, via the exons ATGTGGTCCCTTCTTTCCACGTTGACCGTCTT ATGTATCCAGATGTTACTGGTGATGTGCAATCCATTGCAG CAGGTACTTGGCGTAGATGGAGTCAACTTCAGTGTGCATGTGGAGAACCAGACGCAGGTGCGAGACACCATGAGTCGGAGACATCACAGAGTCTACCAGCTCTACAGCCGTACGAGCGGCAAGCATGTCCAGGTGTTGGGACGCAGGATCAGTGCCAAGGGAGAAGATGGAGACAAATATG CCCAGCTTGTAGTGGAGGCAGACACCTTTGGTAGCCAGGTGAGAATCCGAGGCAAAGAAACCAACTTCTACCTTTGCATGAATCGACGCGGGAAGCTGGTGGGAAAG AAGGCCAGTAACCGAAGCGCTGACTGCGTCTTTGTGGAAATGGTCCTGGAAAACCATTACACAGCTCTGATGTCTGCGCGCTACACGGGCTGGTATGTTGGCTTCACAAAAAGGGGGCGTCCTCGCCGGGGACCCCACACGCTCCCCAACCAGCAGGACGTACACTTTATGAAACGCTTTCCGCCAGGGGAACAGCCTGACCTCACCACACCCTTCCGTTTTACTACCATCAGCAAGCGGGTCAAAAGGGTCCGCACCACTGGGACACGCTAG